From Corvus moneduloides isolate bCorMon1 chromosome 4, bCorMon1.pri, whole genome shotgun sequence, one genomic window encodes:
- the CEP41 gene encoding centrosomal protein of 41 kDa isoform X1, giving the protein MSARGAFGDPQLLTRRIPSNPKYQHIKTRLDTGNSLSKYMEKLEEIKRNYRYKKDELFKRLKVTTFAQLVIQVASLSNETLEVTNEELHKLQDADAAGEDAAETNGKGSPEGTPSPVLSLNDSGAGESHRSTLQSVISGVGEMDIEKDAPKKEEDTQAKEKPYPDCPFLLLDVRDRDAYEQCHIVGAYSYPIATLSRTMNPYTNSILEYKNAHGKIIIVYDNDERLASQAATTMCERGFENLFMLSGGLKVLAQKIPEGLITGTLPVSCQVPAPSGSARRKTTPRVPPTRAENKWRFSADDLQKLKHYLAEEHVPSDTASRLTRGVSSHDSKLSSVRSNPSLPSPAGNMGSLSSRSHSRTSIQNRPWK; this is encoded by the exons GGAATAGTTTGTCAAAATACATGGAGAAGCTGGAAGAGATCAAAAGAA ATTACAGATATAAAAAGGATGAGCTGTTTAAAAGGCTGAAGGTGACAACTTTTGCTCAGTTG GTTATCCAGGTCGCCTCTCTGTCCAATGAAACTTTAGAAGTGACAAATGAGGAGCTGCACAAGCTGCAAG ATGCTGATGCTGCAGGTGAAGATGCAGCAGAGACAAATGGGAAAGGGAGCCCTGAGGGGACACCCAGCCCAGTCCTGTCCCTAAATGACTCAGGAGCCGGGGAATCCCATCGCTCCACGCTGCAGAG CGTGATCAGTGGGGTTGGGGAAATGGACATTGAAAAGGATGCTCCAAAGAAAGAGGAGGACACCCAGGCTAAGGAGAAGCCTTATCCCGACtgccccttcctgctgctggacgTGCGGGACCGGGACGCATACGAGCAGTGCCACATCGTTGGGG CTTATTCCTACCCCATTGCAACGTTGTCTAGAACCATGAATCCCTATACAAACAGTATTCTGGAATAT AAAAATGCCCATGGAAAAATCATCATCGTGTACGACAACGACGAGCGCTTGGCGAGCCAGGCGGCCACCACCATGTGTGAGAGGGGCTTCGAGAACCTCTTCATGTTATCTGGGG gccTCAAAGTCCTTGCACAGAAGATCCCAGAGGGGTTGATCACCGGCACGCTCCCCGTGTCCTGCCAggtgccagctccctcaggatcTGCCCGCAGGAAAACGACGCCCAGGGTGCCACCCACACGTGCAGAGAACAAATGGAGATTTTCTGCAGATGACCTCCAGAAGTTAAAGCATTACCTGGCCGAGGAGCACGTTCCTTCAGACACTGCCA GCCGCCTTACCCGGGGTGTTTCAAGCCATGATTCCAAGCTCTCATCCGTGAGGAGCAAccccagcctccccagccccgctggCAACATGGGCTCCCTGAGCAGCCGCTCTCACAGCAGGACCAGCATCCAGAACAGGCCGTGGAAATAA
- the CEP41 gene encoding centrosomal protein of 41 kDa isoform X2 — MSENSNGSARTGPDYRYKKDELFKRLKVTTFAQLVIQVASLSNETLEVTNEELHKLQDADAAGEDAAETNGKGSPEGTPSPVLSLNDSGAGESHRSTLQSVISGVGEMDIEKDAPKKEEDTQAKEKPYPDCPFLLLDVRDRDAYEQCHIVGAYSYPIATLSRTMNPYTNSILEYKNAHGKIIIVYDNDERLASQAATTMCERGFENLFMLSGGLKVLAQKIPEGLITGTLPVSCQVPAPSGSARRKTTPRVPPTRAENKWRFSADDLQKLKHYLAEEHVPSDTASRLTRGVSSHDSKLSSVRSNPSLPSPAGNMGSLSSRSHSRTSIQNRPWK; from the exons ATGTCAGAAAACTCCAACGGATCCGCCAGGACCGGACCGG ATTACAGATATAAAAAGGATGAGCTGTTTAAAAGGCTGAAGGTGACAACTTTTGCTCAGTTG GTTATCCAGGTCGCCTCTCTGTCCAATGAAACTTTAGAAGTGACAAATGAGGAGCTGCACAAGCTGCAAG ATGCTGATGCTGCAGGTGAAGATGCAGCAGAGACAAATGGGAAAGGGAGCCCTGAGGGGACACCCAGCCCAGTCCTGTCCCTAAATGACTCAGGAGCCGGGGAATCCCATCGCTCCACGCTGCAGAG CGTGATCAGTGGGGTTGGGGAAATGGACATTGAAAAGGATGCTCCAAAGAAAGAGGAGGACACCCAGGCTAAGGAGAAGCCTTATCCCGACtgccccttcctgctgctggacgTGCGGGACCGGGACGCATACGAGCAGTGCCACATCGTTGGGG CTTATTCCTACCCCATTGCAACGTTGTCTAGAACCATGAATCCCTATACAAACAGTATTCTGGAATAT AAAAATGCCCATGGAAAAATCATCATCGTGTACGACAACGACGAGCGCTTGGCGAGCCAGGCGGCCACCACCATGTGTGAGAGGGGCTTCGAGAACCTCTTCATGTTATCTGGGG gccTCAAAGTCCTTGCACAGAAGATCCCAGAGGGGTTGATCACCGGCACGCTCCCCGTGTCCTGCCAggtgccagctccctcaggatcTGCCCGCAGGAAAACGACGCCCAGGGTGCCACCCACACGTGCAGAGAACAAATGGAGATTTTCTGCAGATGACCTCCAGAAGTTAAAGCATTACCTGGCCGAGGAGCACGTTCCTTCAGACACTGCCA GCCGCCTTACCCGGGGTGTTTCAAGCCATGATTCCAAGCTCTCATCCGTGAGGAGCAAccccagcctccccagccccgctggCAACATGGGCTCCCTGAGCAGCCGCTCTCACAGCAGGACCAGCATCCAGAACAGGCCGTGGAAATAA
- the LOC116443340 gene encoding carboxypeptidase A1-like isoform X1: protein METLLVFLALLGIASTEQLFVGDQVLRVTARSEEQIALLGVLGKREELQVDFWRHPVSPSHPADLRVPFPSLQAVKNFLDSHNFSYSIMIEDVQELLDEEKESMRRSRRIKRSSSTFDFASYHTLDEIYDWMDVLVEDHPNLVSKIQIGQSYEKRPLYVLKFSTGGWNRPAIWLDTGIHSREWITQATGVWTANKIAEEYGKDRSVTAVLDSMDIFLEIVTNPDGFAFTHSSNRLWRKTRSINAGSRCVGVDPNRNWDAGFGGASSSSDPCSETYHGPHAHSEREVRAIVDFIHGHGNVKSVISIHSYSQMLLFPYGYRTAPIPDHQEMIPPLLVGPLQNELAKKAVSDLAAVFGTKYTYGSIANTIYMAGGTTIDWAYDNGVKYSFSLELRDSGRYGFLLPSSQIVPTATETWPALLDIMVHVLEHPY, encoded by the exons ATGGAGACCCTCCTGGTCTTCCTTGCCCTCCTGGGGATCGCCAGCACCGAGCAGCTCTTCGTGGG ggACCAGGTCCTGCGTGTCACAGCCAGGAGTGAGGAGCAGATCGCCCTGCTCGGGGTGCTGGGCAagcgggaggagctgcag GTGGACTTTTGGCGTCACCCCGTCAGCCCCAGCCACCCCGCGGACCTGCGGGtgcccttccccagcctccAAGCAGTTAAAAACTTCCTGGATTCCCATAATTTTTCCTACAGCATCATGATTGAGGACGTGCAG GAATTATtggatgaagaaaaggaaagcatgaGGAGGTCTAGGAGGATAAAGAGAAGCTCCAGCACATTTGATTTTGCCTCCTACCACACGCTAGATGAG ATCTATGACTGGATGGACGTCCTGGTAGAGGATCATCCCAACCTTGTCAGCAAGATCCAGATCGGGCAGAGCTACGAGAAGAGGCCCCTGTACGTGCTGAAG TTCAGCACCGGGGGATGGAACCGTCCGGCCATCTGGCTGGACACCGGCATCCACTCGCGGGAATGGATCACCCAAGCCACCGGTGTCTGGACAGCCAACAAG ATCGCCGAGGAATACGGGAAGGACCGCTCTGTCACCGCCGTCCTGGACAGCATGGACATCTTCCTGGAGATTGTCACCAACCCCGATGGCTTCGCCTTCACCCACAGCTCC AACCGCCTGTGGCGCAAGACCAGGTCCATCAACGCCGGATCCCGCTGCGTCGGAGTGGATCCCAACCGCAACTGGGATGCTGGGTTTGGAG gcGCCAGCTCCAGCAGCGATCCCTGCTCCGAGACCTATCACGGCCCTCATGCCCACTCCGAGAGGGAAGTGAGAGCCATCGTGGACTTCATCCATGGCCACGGCAACGTGAAATCCGTCATCTCCATCCACAGCTACTCCCAGATGCTGCTCTTCCCCTACGGATACAGAACGGCGCCCATACCCGACCACCAGGAAATG ATCCCACCACTTTTGGTGGGTCCTTTGCAGAATGAACTGGCCAAGAAGGCTGTGAGCGACTTGGCTGCTGTGTTTGGGACAAAATACACCTACGGCAGCATTGCCAACACCATCT acaTGGCAGGAGGCACCACCATCGACTGGGCCTATGACAACGGGGTGAAATATTCCTTCTCCTTGGAGCTGAGGGACTCGGGGCGCTACGGattcctcctgcccagctcccagatCGTCCCCACCGCCACCGAGACGTGGCCGGCGCTCCTGGACATCATGGTCCACGTCCTGGAGCATCCATACtga
- the LOC116443338 gene encoding carboxypeptidase A1-like, with translation MGFKRPQGTVGMRDRLSQLTMRLPVLLAALVAVATCTETFVGHQVLRVTPKSDEELQKVQELQALEHLQLDFWLAPRGLGFPVDIRVPFPSLQPVKAHLEASGVSYSILIEDVQALVDKEQMEMLRSSRQLLLNTNTFNYEAYHTLDEIYNFMDLLVAENPNLVSKLEIGRSTENRPLYVLKFSTGGTNRPAVWIDTGIHSREWVTQASGVWFAKKIVQDHANNEGVASILETMDIFLEIVTNPDGFAFTHSQNRMWRKTRSKHAGSICVGVDPNRNWDAGFGEAGASGNSCSETYHGPYPNSEPEVKSIVDFVKSHGNIKAFVSIHSYSQLLLYPYGYTETPVPDQQELHEVSAKAVAALSSLYGTKYKYGSIITTIYRASGGTIDWTYNQGIKYSFTFELRDTGRYGFLLPAKQIVPTAEETWLALKVIMEHTRDNMY, from the exons ATGGGATTTAAGAGGCCCCAGGGCACTGTTGGGATGCGAGACCGGCTCTCCCAGCTGACCATGAGGCTTCCCGTGCTCCTGGCTGCCCTGGTGGCAGTGGCCACCTGCACCGAGACCTTCGTTGG GCACCAGGTGCTGCGTGTCACCCCCAAGAGCgatgaggagctgcagaaggtgcaggagctgcaggcccTGGAGCATCTGCAG CTGGATTTCTGGCTGGCTCCCCGCGGGCTCGGATTTCCCGTCGACATCCGTGTGcccttccccagcctgcagcccgTCAAAGCCCACCTGGAGGCCAGTGGAGTCTCCTATTCCATCCTGATCGAGGACGTGCAG GCCCTGGTGGATAAAGAGCAGATGGAGATGCTCCGGAGCAGCCGCCAGCTGCTGCTCAACACCAACACCTTCAACTACGAGGCCTACCACACCCTGGATGAG aTCTACAATTTCATGGACCTGCTGGTGGCCGAGAACCCCAACCTGGTGAGCAAGCTGGAGATCGGCCGCTCGACTGAGAACCGTCCCCTCTACGTGCTCAAG tTCAGCACAGGGGGCACAAACCGCCCGGCCGTCTGGATCGACACCGGGATCCACTCCCGCGAGTGGGTGACACAGGCCAGCGGCGTCTGGTTTGCCAAGAAG ATTGTCCAGGATCACGCGAATAATGAAGGTGTGGCCTCCATCCTGGAGACGATGGACATCTTCCTGGAGATCGTCACCAACCCCGATGGCTTTGCCTTCACCCATAGCCAG AACCGCATGTGGCGCAAGACCAGGTCCAAGCACGCGGGCTCCATCTGCGTCGGAGTGGACCCCAACCGCAACTGGGACGCAGGTTTTGGAG AGGCCGGAGCCAGCGGAAACTCCTGCTCGGAGACGTACCACGGACCCTACCCCAACTCGGAGCCAGAGGTGAAATCCATCGTGGACTTTGTGAAGAGCCACGGGAACATCAAGGCTTTCGTCTCCATCCACAGctattcccagctcctgctctatCCCTACGGCTACACCGAAACCCCAGTGCCGGACCAGCAGGAACTG CACGAGGTTTCCGCCAAGGCCGTGGCAGCTCTGTCCTCCCTGTACGGCACCAAGTACAAGTACGGCAGCATCATCACCACCATCT acAGAGCGAGTGGAGGAACCATCGACTGGACCTACAACCAAGGGATTAAATATTCCTTCACCTTCGAGCTGCGGGATACGGGGCGCTACGGATTCCTGCTTCCCGCCAAACAGATCGTTCCCACCGCCGAGGAGACCTGGCTGGCGCTGAAGGTCATCATGGAGCACACCCGGGACAACATGTACTGA
- the LOC116443340 gene encoding carboxypeptidase A1-like isoform X2, translated as METLLVFLALLGIASTEQLFVGDQVLRVTARSEEQIALLGVLGKREELQVDFWRHPVSPSHPADLRVPFPSLQAVKNFLDSHNFSYSIMIEDVQELLDEEKESMRRSRRIKRSSSTFDFASYHTLDEIYDWMDVLVEDHPNLVSKIQIGQSYEKRPLYVLKFSTGGWNRPAIWLDTGIHSREWITQATGVWTANKIAEEYGKDRSVTAVLDSMDIFLEIVTNPDGFAFTHSSNRLWRKTRSINAGSRCVGVDPNRNWDAGFGGASSSSDPCSETYHGPHAHSEREVRAIVDFIHGHGNVKSVISIHSYSQMLLFPYGYRTAPIPDHQEMNELAKKAVSDLAAVFGTKYTYGSIANTIYMAGGTTIDWAYDNGVKYSFSLELRDSGRYGFLLPSSQIVPTATETWPALLDIMVHVLEHPY; from the exons ATGGAGACCCTCCTGGTCTTCCTTGCCCTCCTGGGGATCGCCAGCACCGAGCAGCTCTTCGTGGG ggACCAGGTCCTGCGTGTCACAGCCAGGAGTGAGGAGCAGATCGCCCTGCTCGGGGTGCTGGGCAagcgggaggagctgcag GTGGACTTTTGGCGTCACCCCGTCAGCCCCAGCCACCCCGCGGACCTGCGGGtgcccttccccagcctccAAGCAGTTAAAAACTTCCTGGATTCCCATAATTTTTCCTACAGCATCATGATTGAGGACGTGCAG GAATTATtggatgaagaaaaggaaagcatgaGGAGGTCTAGGAGGATAAAGAGAAGCTCCAGCACATTTGATTTTGCCTCCTACCACACGCTAGATGAG ATCTATGACTGGATGGACGTCCTGGTAGAGGATCATCCCAACCTTGTCAGCAAGATCCAGATCGGGCAGAGCTACGAGAAGAGGCCCCTGTACGTGCTGAAG TTCAGCACCGGGGGATGGAACCGTCCGGCCATCTGGCTGGACACCGGCATCCACTCGCGGGAATGGATCACCCAAGCCACCGGTGTCTGGACAGCCAACAAG ATCGCCGAGGAATACGGGAAGGACCGCTCTGTCACCGCCGTCCTGGACAGCATGGACATCTTCCTGGAGATTGTCACCAACCCCGATGGCTTCGCCTTCACCCACAGCTCC AACCGCCTGTGGCGCAAGACCAGGTCCATCAACGCCGGATCCCGCTGCGTCGGAGTGGATCCCAACCGCAACTGGGATGCTGGGTTTGGAG gcGCCAGCTCCAGCAGCGATCCCTGCTCCGAGACCTATCACGGCCCTCATGCCCACTCCGAGAGGGAAGTGAGAGCCATCGTGGACTTCATCCATGGCCACGGCAACGTGAAATCCGTCATCTCCATCCACAGCTACTCCCAGATGCTGCTCTTCCCCTACGGATACAGAACGGCGCCCATACCCGACCACCAGGAAATG AATGAACTGGCCAAGAAGGCTGTGAGCGACTTGGCTGCTGTGTTTGGGACAAAATACACCTACGGCAGCATTGCCAACACCATCT acaTGGCAGGAGGCACCACCATCGACTGGGCCTATGACAACGGGGTGAAATATTCCTTCTCCTTGGAGCTGAGGGACTCGGGGCGCTACGGattcctcctgcccagctcccagatCGTCCCCACCGCCACCGAGACGTGGCCGGCGCTCCTGGACATCATGGTCCACGTCCTGGAGCATCCATACtga
- the LOC116443409 gene encoding carboxypeptidase A2-like gives MKLILIFSALIGASLCLETFVGHQVLRIKTKNEEEVKQLQLLESLEHLELDFWINPSATAVPVDVRIPAVSVQSVKAFLESQGIEYSILIEDLQDVLDKEKQDMAESAQRQRSGSFDFGAYHTLDDINSELDHLVSEYSFVEKIQIGESYEKRPLYVLKFSTGGSNRPAIWLDAGIHSREWVTQASALWIANKIASDYGTDASITSLLDKMDLFLLPVANPDGFVYTHTSNRMWRKTRSKIPGSICVGVDPNRNWDAGFGGPGASNNPCSDSYHGPSANSEVEVKSVVDFIKNHGNFKAFLTLHSYSQLLMYPYGYKCTRPDDYAELESLGRAAANSIRSLYGTTFQVGTICSTIYQASGGSIDWSYDNGIKYSFAFELRDTGRYGFLLPANQIIPAAKETWLGLKRIMEHVQAKSS, from the exons ATGAAGCTGATTTTGATCTTCAGCGCCCTCATCGGGGCTTCCCTGTGCCTGGAAACCTTCGTTGG GCACCAGGTTCTCCGAATCAAGACCAAAAATGAGGAAGAGGtcaagcagctgcagcttttggAATCGCTGGAACACCTGGAG CTGGATTTCTGGATCAACCcctctgccactgctgtgcctgtggaTGTGAGAATTCCTGCTGTCAGTGTCCAGTCAGTCAAAGCCTTCCTGGAATCCCAGGGGATTGAGTATTCCATCCTGATTGAAGACCTGCAG GATGTTCTGgataaagaaaagcaagataTGGCCGAGAGTGCCCAAAGGCAGCGCAGCGGCAGCTTTGACTTTGGTGCTTACCACACTTTGGATGAT ATTAATAGCGAACTGGACCATCTTGTGTCTGAGTACAGCTTTGTGGAAAAGATCCAAATTGGGGAATCCTATGAAAAGCGGCCTCTGTACGTCCTCAAG TTCAGCACCGGAGGCTCCAACCGCCCGGCCATCTGGCTCGACGCCGGCATCCATTCCCGCGAGTGGGTCACCCAGGCCAGCGCCCTGTGGATCGCCAACAAg ATTGCCTCTGACTATGGAACAGATGCTtccatcacctccctgctgGACAAGATGgatcttttcctgctgccagtCGCCAACCCCGATGGATTTGTGTACACTCACACCTCG AATCGCATGTGGAGGAAGACCCGCTCCAAGATTCCTGGCAGCATCTGTGTTGGAGTTGATCCAAACAGGAACTGGGATGCAGGTTTTGGAG GTCCTGGAGCCAGTAACAACCCCTGCTCTGACTCCTATCACGGGCCCAGCGCCAACTCCGAGGTGGAAGTTAAATCTGTTGTCGACTTCATCAAGAATCATGGCAACTTCAAGGCCTTCCTGACCCTCCACAGTTATTCGCAGCTCCTGATGTATCCCTATGGATACAAATGCACCAGGCCAGACGATTATGCCGAGCTG GAATctctgggaagagctgctgccaaTTCCATCCGGTCCCTCTATGGCACCACCTTCCAAGTGGGCACCATTTGCAGTACCATCT aCCAAGCCAGTGGAGGCAGCATTGACTGGAGCTACGACAATGGGATCAAATATTCCTTTGCCTTCGAGCTGAGGGACACAGGGCGCTACggcttcctgctgcctgccaaCCAGATCATCCCAGCTGCCAAGGAGACCTGGCTGGGCCTGAAGAGAATCATGGAGCACGTGCAGGCCAAGTCCTcctga